Proteins found in one Lawsonibacter asaccharolyticus genomic segment:
- a CDS encoding helicase RecD/TraA: MSDLKFSLDAEDTSLLAQYAIGASLSSEVRVVRNIYRNNENGYSIYDAEDTSYRLLKLSGYFPTPLRLDGYYRVRGIIKKGKYGRTLQVDDYKSALPEDQDSVITVLRTLPGLDTRAPDIYRALGPQALGLIMDSPEIVAKKIPGVGVSTAIRWQQALKGFREDDVVLKTLQEYQIPASDASRLLEKYPDIIQRLKTSPYFLADEINGFGFLKCDKIALENGYPPDGLERLEQAMLYVLQQDCWRYGNCYMQSKLFSEQVSRLVDIELDYKSAMAIVRGEAEPPPGVDKQALANALASRRVHAGHGFRFPVSKIPSSALKMALGALRSSSRIIVDEDRVYLGYLHQAESMTARCLRTMAASEYGNFPDAEEVLNQVCVADGIILEEKQREAVLRACAHRGGVLVLNGRAGCGKTFALNIIIKVLRELYKRQGLSFEAQVMAPTGQAAQVAHKATGLPTSTIHRALHIVVDKNMETDTLITCDCVVIDEFSMVGINLASILLSSIAGGTKTIIMGDFHQLPSIDPGNVLKDIIESGTIPVVTLNVVKRQGAGSGVLYNANAILDGNPIKSMKVNDKGVKDNAYIFKSDDPTAARNAVVSMVAAMGKRGYRLQDIQVLCPQKQTDVGVYALNYALQAAFNPPAESKVEVFSQRVTIHDENGELKTVSLMLREGDKVVNTANNYEMKFFTWQKGVGFSEDFSRKGIVNGEMGRVAKIMKVKDGKTVRQRVYVQVSSGQFVMYEDNWDDLTLAYAMTIHRAQGSQWPIVIAPIMSCNRTMLNRQILYTLYTRAQDSTVLYGTQGSIQYAIDNTHSAKRNTWLQERLRRA, translated from the coding sequence TTGAGTGACCTCAAATTCAGCTTGGATGCAGAAGATACATCCTTACTTGCCCAATATGCCATTGGGGCTTCCTTGAGCTCGGAAGTCCGTGTTGTCCGCAACATTTACCGGAACAACGAGAATGGTTACAGTATCTACGATGCAGAGGATACTAGCTACCGGCTGCTGAAGCTCAGCGGCTATTTCCCAACGCCCCTGCGCCTAGATGGGTACTACAGGGTCCGTGGGATCATCAAGAAAGGCAAATATGGCCGCACCCTGCAGGTGGATGACTACAAGAGTGCGTTGCCGGAGGATCAAGATTCGGTCATCACGGTCCTGCGCACTCTCCCTGGCCTGGATACCCGGGCGCCGGATATCTACCGAGCATTGGGACCTCAAGCTCTTGGACTAATCATGGACTCGCCCGAGATAGTCGCCAAGAAGATCCCGGGAGTCGGTGTAAGTACGGCCATCCGCTGGCAGCAGGCGCTGAAAGGTTTCCGGGAGGACGATGTGGTGCTGAAGACGCTTCAGGAATACCAGATCCCTGCCTCCGACGCCAGCCGGTTGTTGGAGAAATACCCGGATATCATCCAGCGGCTGAAGACGAGCCCCTACTTCTTGGCTGATGAGATCAATGGATTTGGCTTCCTCAAGTGTGATAAGATTGCCCTGGAGAATGGTTACCCGCCCGATGGCCTGGAGCGGTTGGAGCAGGCGATGCTCTATGTCTTGCAGCAAGACTGCTGGAGATATGGCAACTGCTATATGCAAAGCAAGCTGTTCTCTGAGCAGGTGAGCCGGTTGGTCGATATTGAACTGGACTATAAATCGGCTATGGCAATTGTCCGAGGTGAAGCAGAGCCACCGCCTGGCGTTGACAAGCAGGCGCTCGCCAATGCCTTGGCTTCCAGGCGAGTCCACGCGGGACACGGGTTCCGGTTTCCAGTGTCCAAAATCCCCAGCAGCGCCCTGAAGATGGCCCTAGGCGCCCTGCGTAGTTCCAGCCGTATCATTGTGGATGAGGATCGGGTCTACTTGGGGTATCTCCACCAGGCCGAGTCAATGACAGCCCGTTGCCTGCGAACGATGGCCGCATCTGAATATGGGAATTTCCCGGATGCGGAGGAGGTTCTGAATCAGGTTTGCGTAGCGGACGGCATCATTCTGGAGGAAAAACAGCGGGAAGCTGTTCTCCGGGCCTGCGCCCACCGGGGTGGAGTTCTGGTGCTGAATGGCCGCGCCGGCTGTGGTAAAACATTTGCCTTGAATATCATTATAAAAGTCCTGCGTGAGCTTTACAAGCGGCAAGGACTGTCTTTTGAGGCTCAGGTCATGGCTCCTACCGGACAGGCTGCACAGGTGGCCCACAAGGCCACAGGGTTGCCTACCAGTACCATCCACCGAGCCCTGCATATCGTTGTTGACAAAAACATGGAGACTGACACGCTGATCACCTGTGACTGTGTGGTTATCGACGAGTTCTCCATGGTCGGTATCAATTTGGCATCCATTTTACTCTCTTCTATTGCCGGCGGCACCAAGACGATTATTATGGGCGACTTCCACCAGCTGCCCAGTATTGACCCTGGCAATGTACTCAAGGACATCATTGAGTCGGGGACCATCCCAGTGGTCACCCTGAATGTGGTCAAGCGTCAAGGAGCTGGCTCCGGCGTCCTTTATAACGCCAACGCAATCCTGGATGGCAACCCCATCAAATCTATGAAGGTCAATGATAAGGGCGTCAAGGATAATGCTTATATTTTCAAGAGCGATGATCCGACGGCCGCCCGGAATGCCGTCGTCTCGATGGTAGCTGCCATGGGTAAACGCGGGTACCGCCTGCAGGACATCCAGGTTCTATGCCCACAGAAGCAGACTGATGTAGGTGTATATGCTCTGAACTATGCCCTGCAGGCCGCGTTCAACCCGCCAGCTGAAAGCAAGGTTGAAGTCTTCAGCCAACGGGTGACCATTCACGATGAGAATGGCGAGCTGAAGACAGTGAGCCTGATGCTCCGGGAGGGTGACAAGGTTGTCAACACCGCCAACAACTATGAGATGAAGTTCTTTACCTGGCAGAAGGGAGTTGGCTTTTCCGAAGACTTCAGCCGCAAGGGCATCGTGAACGGGGAGATGGGCCGGGTGGCTAAGATCATGAAGGTAAAGGACGGAAAGACAGTAAGGCAGCGAGTCTATGTGCAGGTATCCAGCGGCCAGTTTGTGATGTATGAGGATAACTGGGACGATCTGACGCTGGCCTATGCTATGACCATCCACAGGGCGCAGGGCAGCCAGTGGCCCATCGTCATTGCGCCTATCATGTCCTGCAACCGCACGATGCTCAACCGGCAGATCCTGTACACACTCTACACCCGTGCGCAGGACTCGACCGTGTTGTATGGAACACAGGGCTCTATCCAATATGCTATCGACAATACTCATTCGGCCAAGCGGAACACCTGGCTTCAGGAGCGGCTCCGCAGGGCTTGA